Proteins from a single region of Astatotilapia calliptera unplaced genomic scaffold, fAstCal1.2 U_scaffold_2, whole genome shotgun sequence:
- the LOC113017778 gene encoding von Willebrand factor A domain-containing protein 7-like, whose protein sequence is MTTRQSVMLLVVLVLSLPGLFHSFKPLFYSKSITHREITRIAVLRKTAEVCRDTAASKGLDFNLIIDNNLSAGKVQKACLSTDTSTIMFEAAIRTIYLSNAAVDLLFLLSAAHHFDDETFKEGRDIITKGLSVVKGHTKLGNFFGGRLSLGKICHTLQDFYSHSNWVELGNKAPYSALIRPDQPLENLAGRNIPTCRSCVGKNCTNNILPDVLNRGLLTSGYFRILFSAKPAGKCSHGGFFDRTSRKDPVGGISKDTLDSSHGLSHFEAADLAIRATMELLEDIRLAAGGKNFMRLMGLSQSPVLCFVIDTTGSMSDDIDEAKRVSFEIIDRKRGTGQEPSGYILVPFNDPDFGPLKMTADPDIFKRQINSLTASGGGDAPEMALSGLQLALTAAPPFSEIFLFTDAPAKDAYLRNTIVALTESTKSEVTFMLTSIAAGRRRRRTSQGLAPRAMSQFDFQLYRDLAQSSGGQAIQVTKSELSLATGVIVDSSASAVVTVLQAAGNPGRSSNFAFAVDGSLRNIKAYITGDSPLTFTLTSSTGVSQTSSQSSGPLASFTTAGNMRRLSFNTDNQTGLWQISVSSNNPYLVKVTGQSSVNFIYNLVEEHEGAHGDFSLKEGRPLSGGNASILVTVTGSDTVKVTDITLFDNSGPTEVKGSLQSLGRSDFLVTFTGIPAGEFVLILKGEDTSSNSKSTSSSFQRQGSTQLKTSSISVTAQANNTNIEPGNTISIPFTVTTTTDGVINDSVTKTFTMLVSNDRNYASTSPSSVAILAGSGGKANGTVTLTAPSSAPPGTDVTLTIEAKSATATDINYVVLRFSVTAKVTDVTRPVCQVVSTSTCDSSSLLCASSHWKFIANFTDGINGTGIESLTISQGNGTLNMSTVVGAGGDNITLVTYTASCCSQIVEVIAVDSVGNVGTCVGQARVLTTPLPATTSAVQATSSEWNTFLWLSVVFSVLCK, encoded by the exons ATGACTACCAGGCAGTCAGTGATGCTTCTGGTGGTGCTGGTCCTCTCCCTCCCAGGCCTTTTTCATAGCTTCAAACCACTCTTCTACTCAAAGTCTATCACCCACCGTGAAATCACACGAATAGCAGTCCTTCGAAAGACAGCAGAGGTTTGCAGAGACACCGCTGCTTCTAAAGGACTGGACTTCAATCTAATT ATTGATAACAACTTGTCAGCTGGAAAGGTGCAAAAGGCCTGTTTATCTACAGATACATCCACTATTATGTTTGAAGCTGCTATTCGTACTATATACTTAAGCAATGCAGCAGTAGACCTATTATTTCTCCTAAGTGCAGCACACCATTTTGATGATGAGACATTCAAAGAAGGACGGGATATCATCACTAAAG GTCTGTCTGTGGTGAAGGGCCACACTAAGCTAGGAAACTTTTTCGGAGGGAGGTTGTCTCTAGGGAAAATCTGTCACACCCTACAG GATTTCTACAGCCACAGTAACTGGGTGGAGCTAGGAAATAAAGCTCCATACAGTGCTCTGATCAGACCTGACCAACCTCTTGAGAACCTGGCAG GACGAAATATTCCAACTTGCAGAAGTTGTGTAGGAAAGAACTGTACTAACAACATTCTGCCTGATGTGTTGAATCGGGGACTTCTGACTTCAGGCTACTTCAGGATCTTATTCTCAGCAAAACCTGCAG GTAAATGCAGCCATGGTGGATTTTTTGACCGCACAAGCAGGAAGGATCCAGTGGGAGGGATCAGTAAGGATACACTTGATTCCAGTCATGGCTTGAGTCACTTTGAAGCGGCTGATCTGGCTATTCGTGCCACTATGGAGCTTCTGGAGGATATTAGATTAGCCGCAGGAGGCAAAAACTTTATGAG ATTAATGGGCCTCTCCCAGTctcctgtgttgtgttttgtcatAGACACAACAGGGAGTATGAGTGATGACATTGATGAAGCAAAGAGGGTTTCTTTTGAGATCATTGACAGAAAAAGGGGAACAGGACAGGAACCCTCTGGTTATATATTGGTACCTTTCAATGACCCAG ATTTTGGACCATTGAAGATGACAGCTGATCCAGACATCTTCAAAAGACAGATCAATAGTCTGACTGCAAGTGGAGGAGGAGATGCCCCAGAAATGGCTTTGTCTGGACTGCAG CTTGCACTGACGGCAGCTCCACCCTTCTCTGAGATTTTTCTCTTCACTGATGCTCCAGCCAAAGATGCCTATCTAAGAAACACTATTGTTGCTCTTACAGAGAGCACAAAATCTGAG GTTACTTTCATGCTCACAAGCATTGCAGCTGGCCGCCGCCGCCGCAGAACCTCTCAGGGTCTGGCTCCTCGTGCAATGAGCCAATTTGATTTCCAGTTATACCGAGACTTAGCTCAGTCTTCTGGAGGTCAGGCCATTCAGGTCACTAAGTCAGAACTCTCACTGGCTACCGGTGTTATAGTAGACTCATCAGCCAGCGCTGTG GTGACAGTTCTTCAGGCAGCTGGGAATCCTGGACGGTCAAGCAATTTTGCTTTTGCTGTTGATGGCTCATTAAGGAACATAAAAGCTTACATCACGGGAGACTCACCTCTCACCTTCACCCTCACCAGCTCCACAG GTGTTTCTCAGACTTCCAGTCAGTCCAGTGGTCCTCTGGCATCCTTTACCACAGCAGGAAACATGCGTCGTTTAAGCTTTAACACTGATAATCAAACGGGGCTATGGCAAATCAGTGTTAGCTCAAACAACCCTTACTTAGTTAAGGTCACAG GTCaaagttcagtgaacttcattTATAACCTTGTCGAAGAGCATGAGGGCGCCCATGGGGACTTCAGTCTAAAAGAAGGACGTCCTCTGTCAG GTGGTAATGCCAGCATCTTGGTCACTGTGACAGGAAGTGACACAGTGAAGGTCACAGATATCACACTTTTTGACAACTCAGGCCCAACAGAGGTCAAAGGATCATTGCAG TCATTAGGAAGAAGTGATTTTCTGGTGACATTTACTGGAATCCCAGCAGGTGAATTTGTGCTTATTCTGAAAGGAGAAGACACCAGCTCCAATTCCAAATCCACTTCAAGCAGCTTTCAGAGACAAGGGTCCACACAGCTCAAGACCTCTAGCATCTCTGTCACT GCCCAAGCTAATAATACCAACATAGAGCCAGGCAACACTATCTCCATTCCTTTCACAGTCACCACAACTACTGATGGAGTTATAAATGACTCTGTAACTAAGACTTTTACCATGCTAGTCAGCAATGACCGCAATTATGCTTCCACTTCACCCAGCAGCGTTGCTATTCTAGCTGGCAGTGGGGGTAAAGCCAATGGCACTGTAACCCTAACAGCTCCATCCAGTGCTCCACCAGGAACAGACGTGACCCTTACCATTGAGGCAAAAAGTGCTACTGCCACCGACATCAACTATGTAGTTCTCAGGTTTTCTGTGACTGCTAAG GTGACAGATGTTACCCGTCCAGTTTGCCAGGTAGTCAGTACATCAACCTGTGACTCCTCTTCATTGCTTTGTGCTTCCTCACATTGGAAGTTCATCGCTAATTTCACTGATGGCATCAATGGAACTGGCATTGAGAGTCTAACAATCAGCCAAGGGAATGGTACTCTGAATATGAGCACAGTGGTTGGAGCAGGGGGTGATAATATTACACTGGTTACCTACACTGCATCCTGCTGCTCACAGATTGTGGAGGTGATTGCTGTAGATAGTGTAGGAAATGTGGGGACATGTGTGGGACAGGCTAGAGTGCTTACCACACCTCTTCCTGCAACTACATCTGCAGTTCAAGCAACATCCTCCGAATGGAACACTTTTCTTTGGCtcagtgttgtgttttcagTACTTTGCAAGTAA
- the LOC113017773 gene encoding bryoporin-like yields MGARQSGIYITNKSDRYTLCNPSLYLASGLCQIPLPTKLECFESGNTLFSKTGGTGRGSVGVFTYDLYDPATDRADKKIAVMFSVPFDYILYSNWYAVGVFDKETNCDYDLYCKMYHGDERGFIRGKADGHYLIHTVDDVTIKSSMTNSSVATLKVDVQDIK; encoded by the exons ATGGGTGCTCGGCAGTCCGGAATTTATATTACAAACAAGAGTGACCGCTACACACTTTGTAACCCCAG CCTGTATCTTGCTAGCGGACTCTGCCAAATTCCTTTGCCAACAAAACTTGAATGTTTTGAATCTGGCAACACTCTGTTCTCTAAGACTGGTGGCACAGGGCGTGGATCTGTTGGAGTCTTCACCTACGATCTCTATGATCCAGCTACAGACAGAGCTGATAAGAAAATAGCTGTCATGTTCTCTGTTCCTTTTGACTACATCCTGTACTCTAACTGGTACGCAGTGGGAGTCTTTGATAAGGAAACAAACTGTGATTATGATCTTTATTGTAAGATGTATCACGGTGATGAGAGAGGTTTTATCAGAGGAAAAGCTGATGGTCATTATCTGATTCACACAGTTGATGATGTTACTATTAAATCCTCTATGACAAACTCCAGTGTTGCTACACTGAAAGTTGATGTACAGGACATAAAATAA